Proteins from a single region of Schistocerca gregaria isolate iqSchGreg1 chromosome 3, iqSchGreg1.2, whole genome shotgun sequence:
- the LOC126354733 gene encoding uncharacterized protein LOC126354733: MAEEILTSLRRTNSENFGAGEGHHELTDASVKYDVPEDFELTKAESIKDKNTTSRWASLTRIFRLGLAAAGHGADLPDISSSQVEQLTTHSKRGSLGKFFRHGFGHSVPATLNESDINSPADLKDDVQLQNKRGSLARFFKQSRPVDLEGNHIKGSEDHEVCGERRETRKQQLGKIWKQRFGGDRRKSGTEDILPNTEPLYNTGPSVSNHEQKRMSLGKMFRLKQNSSTSKEVSHT, encoded by the coding sequence ATGGCTGAAGAAATTCTGACTTCATTAAGGAGAACGAATTCAGAAAATTTTGGTGCCGGAGAAGGACACCATGAATTGACTGATGCATCTGTTAAGTATGATGTTCCCGAAGATTTTGAGCTAACTAAAGCTGAATCTATCAAAGACAAAAATACAACATCAAGATGGGCAAGTTTGACAAGAATCTTCCGTCTGGGGCTTGCTGCTGCTGGTCATGGAGCAGACTTGCCAGACATTTCATCTTCACAGGTGGAGCAGCTTACTACACACAGTAAGAGAGGCTCACTCGGGAAATTCTTTAGGCACGGGTTTGGGCACAGTGTACCAGCTACATTGAACGAATCAGACATAAACTCACCAGCTGATTTGAAAGATGATGTTCAACTTCAGAATAAGAGAGGATCTTTGGCTAGGTTTTTCAAACAATCCAGGCCTGTAGATTTGGAAGGAAATCATATAAAGGGATCAGAAGATCATGAAGTATGTGGAGAAAGAAGAGAAACAAGAAAGCAACAACTGGGAAAAATTTGGAAGCAAAGGTTTGGTGGAGACAGAAGAAAATCTGGCACGGAAGACATTTTACCCAATACTGAGCCTCTGTACAACACTGGCCCATCAGTgtcaaatcatgaacagaaaagaaTGTCATTGGGAAAAATGTTTAGGCTTAAACAAAATAGCAGTACTTCTAAAGAAGTCAGTCATACCTAA